In Sinorhizobium numidicum, the following proteins share a genomic window:
- a CDS encoding class I SAM-dependent methyltransferase has product MNHDAQKTITTWYVDPDADDRMSDGHAPIWRHLIDLIVEHDLSEKNVLDFGCNQGGLLRHLYAIRPFRKALGIDIAAQSIAKAETFKGNIPVQHAVGGTLEGWVEEFDLAISHEVIYLLEDIDAHATDIFKALKPGGAYYAVTGCHTDNPLWPKWRELVAKRTNTVVQDRSISDYGRAFAKAGFEVSGRKLEYDGFIPFVEDGWTPDFADALNYYTETKIMFRLVKRPNGGSA; this is encoded by the coding sequence ATGAACCATGACGCCCAGAAAACCATCACCACCTGGTACGTCGACCCTGACGCGGACGACAGAATGTCAGACGGACATGCACCGATCTGGCGGCATCTCATCGACCTGATCGTCGAGCACGATCTTTCGGAAAAGAATGTCCTCGACTTCGGCTGCAACCAGGGCGGTCTGCTACGGCATCTCTATGCGATCAGGCCGTTCCGCAAGGCGCTCGGCATCGATATTGCGGCGCAATCGATCGCAAAAGCTGAGACCTTCAAGGGCAACATTCCCGTCCAGCATGCTGTTGGTGGAACTCTCGAAGGGTGGGTCGAGGAGTTCGATCTCGCAATCAGCCACGAGGTCATTTACCTCCTCGAGGATATCGACGCCCATGCCACGGACATCTTCAAGGCTCTGAAGCCCGGTGGCGCCTATTATGCTGTCACTGGCTGCCACACCGACAATCCGCTCTGGCCGAAATGGCGCGAGCTCGTGGCGAAGCGCACGAACACCGTCGTCCAGGATCGCTCCATTTCGGATTACGGGCGCGCATTTGCGAAGGCCGGTTTTGAGGTCTCCGGCCGGAAACTGGAATACGACGGCTTCATACCGTTCGTTGAGGATGGCTGGACGCCGGATTTCGCCGACGCCCTGAACTATTACACCGAGACCAAGATCATGTTCCGCCTGGTCAAGCGCCCGAACGGAGGAAGCGCGTAA
- a CDS encoding patatin-like phospholipase family protein: MSSVDFLAARLLSATLMFDRASLAGLEALAAESDRRVLRRGEVLVREGEPSDRFFIVLSGRFTVHKEDSAGPFAEIGQGELVGEVGFFAGLPRMATVLAARDSIVLEIRGNHFEKAAVTLPSLRQAVTTFLARRFAMQSPSSSLPKKPARIRTLAIIPAGGSRIPPVFVRHLRKAFGTGTRTQFLARPDIEARFAGFPIDDQPVLNWLNELEAKTEIIVYVADEEPNEWTRVCIRQADSVLLLASASCSPRLNVSEELALSVHPAWTARLVLVHDSRSAAVSGTAKWLNERPHVGHHHHVALEDESDIQRLVRFICGKATGFVAAGGGSLGCAHLGVYRAFIEAGACFDYLGGTSSGAAMMAGFARGLGADEIDRGTHNIFIKNRAFRRPTFPHFALLDHKVFDRALQAEYSDVLIEDLWLPFFALSTNLSSRQPHVHRRGKLWQAVRASGSIPGVLPPFFTAEGDMLVDGGIMNNLPLEQMNELKTGPNVVVSLRSDAPRKYHIDYERIPGASELAVRLLMPFGRASLPKVPSMIQVIAASMLVHRPHEVALGEEDVLVCPQVSNTISFMDWSRHAELFSESYEWTIRWIEERLRQHDPALQAVLGTTGPQA, from the coding sequence ATGTCCTCCGTCGATTTCCTTGCGGCGCGATTGCTGTCGGCAACATTGATGTTCGATCGAGCGTCTTTGGCGGGACTTGAGGCTCTTGCTGCCGAATCCGACCGTCGGGTCCTGCGACGCGGTGAGGTTCTGGTTCGCGAAGGTGAGCCATCGGACCGGTTCTTCATCGTGCTATCGGGCCGCTTTACGGTGCACAAAGAAGATTCGGCCGGCCCGTTCGCCGAGATCGGCCAGGGTGAACTCGTCGGTGAGGTTGGTTTCTTTGCCGGGCTGCCGCGCATGGCTACCGTTCTTGCGGCACGCGATTCGATCGTCCTTGAAATCCGCGGCAACCACTTCGAGAAAGCGGCCGTGACCTTGCCAAGCCTGCGGCAGGCGGTCACGACGTTTCTGGCGCGCCGGTTCGCCATGCAGTCTCCGAGTTCATCGCTGCCCAAGAAGCCTGCCAGGATACGAACGCTTGCCATCATTCCCGCCGGCGGGAGTCGAATTCCACCCGTTTTCGTCCGTCACCTGCGGAAAGCATTCGGCACGGGCACGCGCACTCAGTTCCTTGCCCGGCCCGACATTGAAGCGCGGTTCGCCGGTTTTCCGATCGACGATCAGCCGGTCCTCAACTGGTTGAACGAACTTGAGGCCAAAACCGAAATCATCGTTTATGTCGCCGATGAAGAGCCCAATGAATGGACACGGGTCTGCATTCGCCAGGCGGATAGCGTCCTGTTACTCGCCAGCGCGTCTTGCTCGCCCCGCCTGAACGTGTCCGAGGAACTGGCGCTGTCGGTTCATCCGGCATGGACGGCGCGGCTCGTCCTCGTTCACGATAGTCGCTCCGCAGCGGTCTCCGGTACAGCTAAATGGCTGAACGAGCGTCCTCATGTCGGCCACCATCATCATGTTGCACTGGAGGACGAGTCTGACATCCAACGCCTGGTTCGTTTCATTTGCGGCAAGGCAACCGGCTTCGTGGCGGCGGGGGGCGGGTCCCTCGGCTGTGCTCATCTCGGCGTCTACAGGGCTTTCATCGAGGCGGGTGCTTGCTTCGACTATCTCGGCGGGACGAGTTCCGGAGCGGCGATGATGGCCGGCTTCGCCAGAGGATTGGGCGCAGATGAGATCGACCGAGGCACGCACAACATATTCATCAAGAACCGCGCGTTTCGCCGCCCGACCTTTCCGCATTTCGCGCTTCTGGATCATAAAGTATTCGATCGGGCTCTTCAGGCGGAATATAGCGACGTTCTGATCGAGGATCTTTGGCTTCCGTTCTTTGCGCTATCGACCAATCTAAGCAGCCGTCAGCCGCATGTTCATCGCCGTGGAAAGCTGTGGCAGGCCGTTCGGGCGTCCGGCTCGATCCCCGGTGTTCTGCCGCCCTTCTTCACGGCTGAAGGTGACATGCTGGTGGATGGCGGCATTATGAACAATCTGCCGCTGGAGCAGATGAACGAACTGAAGACCGGACCCAACGTCGTCGTGAGCTTGCGGTCGGATGCACCACGTAAATACCACATTGACTACGAGCGCATTCCTGGAGCTTCGGAGTTGGCGGTACGCCTGCTGATGCCCTTCGGTCGCGCCAGCCTGCCGAAGGTTCCCAGCATGATTCAGGTCATTGCCGCGAGCATGTTGGTACACCGACCGCATGAAGTTGCGCTTGGCGAAGAGGATGTCTTAGTCTGTCCGCAGGTTTCGAATACGATCAGCTTCATGGATTGGAGCCGGCATGCCGAATTGTTTTCAGAGTCCTATGAATGGACGATCCGCTGGATCGAGGAACGTCTCCGCCAGCACGACCCGGCCCTCCAAGCGGTACTTGGCACCACTGGTCCGCAGGCCTGA
- a CDS encoding response regulator, whose product MRKTVLIVEDEFLIAIDLKLLLERRGWCVLGPAATVEEALELLDDELPAVAILDVTLRDGSVTRLAKALCERNVPFVVASAYSRPELIGGEILAGAPRVGKPTEERRLLAVLKQTVGP is encoded by the coding sequence ATGCGCAAGACCGTGCTTATCGTGGAGGACGAGTTCCTGATCGCGATTGATCTGAAGCTGCTGCTCGAGCGCCGCGGCTGGTGCGTGCTCGGACCCGCCGCAACGGTAGAGGAAGCCCTCGAACTGTTGGACGACGAATTGCCAGCCGTGGCAATTCTCGACGTAACCCTCAGGGACGGCTCGGTAACACGGCTGGCGAAGGCGCTGTGCGAGCGGAACGTACCCTTTGTCGTGGCAAGCGCTTATAGCAGACCGGAGCTTATCGGCGGAGAGATTCTGGCGGGCGCACCCCGTGTCGGCAAGCCGACCGAGGAGCGCCGCCTCCTCGCAGTTCTGAAGCAAACCGTGGGTCCGTGA
- a CDS encoding efflux RND transporter permease subunit, whose translation MIEFFIHRPIFASAIAIVMTLAGGICYFLLPVSQFPDITPPQIVVAANYPGASAQVVADTVTTPLEQQINGVPGMLYMSSTSSNDGSSRIIISFDVGYPIDVAALDVQNRVSQAASSLPALVNQNGVTIAKQIPNFTVLVSLDSPDDSVDFASVSNYAYLQILDPLKRLPGVGDVQLFGERRYSMRVWLDPDRMANLGITAVDVQNVIAEQNVQVAGGKIGQSPAPPGTPFEMQINAVGRLSDPQQFADIVLRADPATGAAIRLRDVARVELGALLYSSSVSFNGKQSVVLAVFQAPGSNALDLQSRVKTKMDELSQRFPKGIAYHMFYDTTRFVSAAMNDVVITLVEALALVIAVVFIFLQNVRTTIIPTIAIPVSLIATLVVMYLLGFSLNMLSLLGMVLAIGLVVDDAIVVVENVERQLESGLSPLAATRKAMQEVTGPIIATTAVLLAVFVPVAFIPGVAGSLYNQFALTVAISVAFSAFNSLTLSPALSAAFLRHRGTAKFVLFRWFNTGFHWLAHSYARSIGGLVRWRWALFGLFLIAIGSTYALWQRTPSTFLPVEDQGYFFVVIQLPDGASVERTEAVARQSEEILRGTAGVDFVGSVVGFNFLSFASQSNSAVQFAVLKPWDERPPEQGASALREAVQPLLLQIPDALVLAFDPPSIQGLGATGGFEFQLEDLGGRGSVALNDATQALIGEARKQPEINPHQLFTTFSTSSPQFDYDLDRDKAKQLGLNLPDIFNTLQIYFGSLYVNDFNLFGRTFRVTLQADQSARASPTDISRLYVRNSAGDMVPLSTLGSLKPTVGPETITHYNNYPSALINGAAAPGYSSSQAVAAMERTAAATLPRDFSFEWTGITYQEIRAGSIAALVFALAIVFCFLILAAQYESWSMPFMVLLSVPLALLGALLALWLRAMQIDVYSQIGFVMLVGLAAKNAILIVEFAKRRRQEGLDIIAAAAEAARLRLRPILMTAFAFILGVVPLMYATGAGAASRQSIGTTVFGGMLMATILTLIFVPVFYAVIEQWREGLSANSVEERRKTEAAE comes from the coding sequence ATGATCGAGTTCTTTATTCACCGGCCGATTTTCGCCTCGGCAATCGCCATCGTCATGACGCTCGCGGGCGGCATTTGCTATTTCCTGCTTCCGGTCTCGCAATTTCCGGACATTACGCCGCCGCAGATCGTCGTCGCCGCTAACTATCCGGGCGCCAGCGCCCAAGTGGTCGCCGATACGGTGACAACACCGCTCGAACAGCAGATCAATGGCGTGCCGGGCATGCTCTATATGTCCTCGACGAGCTCCAATGACGGCTCGTCGAGGATTATTATCTCCTTCGACGTCGGCTATCCGATCGACGTCGCGGCGCTTGACGTGCAGAACCGCGTTTCGCAAGCGGCGTCCTCGCTTCCCGCCCTTGTCAATCAGAACGGTGTAACGATCGCCAAGCAGATACCGAACTTCACCGTCCTGGTTAGTCTTGATTCGCCTGATGATTCCGTCGATTTCGCTTCCGTCAGCAACTATGCCTATCTGCAGATCCTCGATCCGCTCAAGCGCCTGCCGGGTGTCGGCGATGTCCAGCTCTTCGGTGAACGGCGTTATTCGATGCGCGTCTGGCTCGATCCAGACCGCATGGCCAATCTGGGCATCACCGCCGTCGACGTGCAGAACGTCATCGCCGAGCAGAACGTCCAGGTTGCTGGCGGAAAGATCGGACAATCTCCGGCGCCGCCGGGTACACCCTTCGAAATGCAGATCAATGCGGTCGGTCGCTTGAGCGACCCTCAGCAATTTGCGGATATCGTGCTGCGCGCCGACCCGGCGACCGGCGCGGCGATCAGGCTGCGCGACGTGGCGCGCGTCGAACTCGGCGCCCTGCTCTATTCATCCTCCGTCAGCTTCAACGGCAAGCAGAGCGTCGTCCTGGCGGTGTTCCAGGCGCCCGGTTCGAATGCGCTCGATCTCCAGAGCCGGGTCAAGACGAAGATGGACGAACTATCGCAGCGCTTCCCCAAGGGCATCGCCTATCACATGTTCTACGACACGACCCGCTTCGTGTCCGCGGCGATGAACGATGTCGTGATCACGCTGGTCGAGGCGCTAGCTCTCGTCATTGCCGTCGTCTTCATCTTCCTGCAGAACGTCCGCACCACGATTATCCCGACGATCGCTATTCCGGTGTCGCTGATCGCGACGCTCGTCGTCATGTACCTGCTCGGCTTTTCACTGAACATGCTGAGCCTGCTCGGAATGGTGCTCGCCATCGGTCTTGTGGTCGACGATGCGATCGTCGTCGTCGAGAACGTCGAACGGCAGCTCGAGTCAGGCCTGTCGCCGCTCGCGGCGACGCGCAAGGCGATGCAGGAGGTGACGGGACCGATCATCGCGACGACCGCCGTGCTTCTGGCCGTCTTCGTACCGGTTGCCTTCATTCCGGGCGTGGCCGGCAGCCTTTACAACCAGTTCGCGCTGACGGTCGCGATTTCGGTGGCGTTCTCCGCCTTCAATTCGCTGACGCTCAGCCCCGCGCTCAGCGCCGCTTTCCTGCGTCATCGCGGCACGGCGAAATTCGTGCTCTTTCGCTGGTTCAACACCGGCTTTCACTGGCTCGCGCACAGTTATGCGCGCAGCATTGGCGGGCTCGTTCGGTGGCGTTGGGCTCTCTTCGGGCTCTTCCTGATCGCCATCGGCTCCACCTACGCATTGTGGCAGCGCACTCCCTCGACCTTCCTGCCCGTCGAAGACCAGGGATATTTCTTCGTCGTCATCCAGCTCCCGGACGGCGCATCGGTGGAACGGACCGAAGCCGTCGCGAGGCAGTCGGAGGAAATACTCCGCGGCACGGCCGGCGTGGATTTCGTCGGCTCCGTGGTCGGCTTCAACTTCCTGAGTTTCGCTAGTCAGTCGAATTCCGCAGTTCAGTTCGCGGTCCTGAAGCCGTGGGACGAGCGGCCCCCTGAGCAGGGCGCGTCGGCGCTGCGCGAAGCGGTGCAGCCGCTCCTGTTGCAGATTCCCGACGCTCTCGTGCTCGCCTTCGATCCGCCGTCGATACAGGGGCTCGGGGCGACAGGCGGCTTCGAATTCCAGCTCGAGGACCTGGGCGGCCGCGGCAGCGTGGCGCTGAATGACGCCACGCAAGCCTTGATAGGCGAGGCGCGAAAGCAGCCGGAAATCAATCCGCACCAACTCTTCACGACGTTCAGCACGTCGAGCCCGCAATTCGACTATGATCTCGACCGGGACAAGGCAAAGCAGTTGGGCCTCAACCTGCCGGATATATTCAACACCTTGCAGATCTATTTCGGCTCGCTCTATGTCAACGACTTCAACCTGTTCGGCCGCACTTTCCGCGTCACGCTGCAGGCCGATCAAAGCGCGCGCGCCAGCCCTACCGACATTTCCCGGCTTTACGTGCGCAATTCGGCAGGCGACATGGTGCCGCTCAGCACGCTCGGCTCGCTGAAACCGACCGTCGGCCCCGAGACCATCACCCACTACAACAACTATCCCTCAGCGCTCATAAACGGCGCGGCCGCGCCGGGCTACAGTTCGAGCCAGGCGGTGGCGGCGATGGAGCGCACCGCCGCGGCCACCCTGCCGCGGGACTTCAGCTTCGAATGGACAGGCATCACCTATCAGGAGATCAGGGCGGGATCGATCGCCGCGCTCGTCTTCGCGCTGGCAATCGTCTTTTGTTTCCTGATCCTGGCGGCGCAGTATGAAAGCTGGTCGATGCCCTTCATGGTGCTGCTTTCGGTGCCGCTCGCCCTCCTGGGCGCGCTGCTTGCCCTGTGGCTGCGTGCCATGCAGATCGACGTCTACTCGCAGATCGGCTTTGTGATGTTGGTTGGGCTTGCAGCAAAAAACGCTATTCTGATCGTCGAGTTCGCCAAGCGGCGACGACAGGAAGGCTTGGACATCATCGCCGCTGCCGCGGAGGCGGCCCGCCTGCGGCTCCGGCCGATTTTGATGACTGCATTCGCCTTCATTCTTGGGGTCGTCCCGCTGATGTATGCGACGGGCGCCGGCGCCGCCAGCCGCCAGTCAATCGGCACGACGGTGTTTGGCGGTATGCTCATGGCAACCATCCTGACGCTTATATTCGTGCCGGTTTTCTATGCTGTCATAGAACAATGGCGGGAGGGGCTTTCGGCGAACTCTGTCGAGGAACGACGAAAAACCGAGGCGGCGGAATAA
- a CDS encoding efflux RND transporter periplasmic adaptor subunit encodes MRGLKLGFAAAVAIVALAAAYSYTGGRFDLKGGDAGAAVASAPPAMPVPVATVVKKTIPIYLEYSARTESIRNVTLRAKVSGYIQSQEVPDGSDVRQGDLLYRIDARDYEAELDQAKAQVQRDEASLAYLRSNLDRGNELATTGYLAKDTFDQRESAVRQAEAALAMSRAAVRTAEINLDYTEIRAPFAGRLGRNLAPEGTLVNDTAGTPLNNLVQLSPIYVAFNPSEAELADLQKARAAGPVQAEVLLPGDTEPRYLGDLTFINNAVERSTGTVVARATIDNTDLILLPGQYVRVRLRVRDEPNVLMVPETALGSSQLGKYVYVVGKGDVVEQRLVSLGPSSGDLVALSSGVSEGDQVIAGNLQKIFPGAPVKPMPMNEVQK; translated from the coding sequence ATGCGCGGTTTGAAACTTGGCTTTGCCGCAGCAGTCGCGATCGTCGCTCTGGCCGCGGCCTATTCATACACCGGTGGCAGGTTCGACCTCAAAGGCGGCGACGCCGGGGCTGCGGTCGCTTCGGCACCTCCTGCCATGCCCGTTCCCGTGGCTACAGTGGTCAAGAAGACGATCCCCATCTACCTCGAATATTCCGCACGGACGGAGTCGATCCGCAACGTCACGCTCCGGGCCAAGGTCTCTGGCTATATCCAGTCGCAGGAAGTTCCGGACGGCTCCGATGTCAGGCAGGGCGACCTCCTCTATCGGATCGACGCGCGCGACTATGAGGCCGAGCTCGATCAGGCCAAAGCCCAGGTCCAACGCGACGAAGCTTCGCTCGCCTATCTTCGCTCCAACCTCGATCGAGGCAACGAACTCGCCACAACCGGCTACCTGGCAAAAGACACTTTCGACCAGCGCGAAAGCGCCGTGCGCCAGGCGGAGGCAGCTCTCGCCATGTCGCGGGCGGCGGTGCGCACCGCCGAGATCAACCTCGACTACACCGAAATCCGCGCACCCTTTGCAGGGCGGCTCGGGCGAAACCTGGCTCCGGAGGGAACGCTGGTCAACGACACCGCCGGCACACCACTCAACAATCTCGTGCAACTTTCGCCGATCTACGTCGCCTTTAATCCGAGTGAGGCTGAGCTCGCGGATCTCCAGAAGGCGCGGGCAGCTGGGCCGGTTCAGGCCGAAGTGCTTCTGCCGGGTGATACCGAGCCGCGCTACCTTGGCGATCTCACCTTCATCAACAACGCCGTCGAGCGCAGTACCGGCACGGTGGTGGCACGCGCGACGATCGACAATACCGATCTGATCTTACTGCCCGGCCAATACGTCCGCGTGCGCCTGCGCGTCAGGGACGAACCGAATGTGCTTATGGTGCCGGAGACGGCGCTCGGATCGAGTCAGCTCGGCAAATATGTCTACGTCGTCGGCAAGGGCGACGTTGTCGAGCAGCGGCTGGTCTCCCTTGGCCCGAGCAGTGGCGACCTCGTGGCGCTGTCATCCGGTGTCTCGGAAGGCGATCAGGTGATCGCCGGAAACCTGCAGAAGATCTTCCCCGGCGCGCCGGTCAAACCGATGCCGATGAACGAGGTGCAGAAATAG
- a CDS encoding TetR/AcrR family transcriptional regulator has product MTTDLCSQSRRSPRDRIVDAARDLFRKHGVRGVGVDAIVDAANSNKMTLYRHFSSKDDLIVECLRRAGMEMDNYWRELEEAHPGDGLAQLRDWVRRIGDHLGANDCNCELMSAAVQLTDEDHPARSIIKTFKDAQRGRVAELCRRAGVANAELLCDTLLLLIEGARLNQQSSGSEGPSARFAEIADAAILSFAGSCSVPE; this is encoded by the coding sequence ATGACAACTGACCTTTGCAGCCAATCACGTCGCTCCCCACGTGATCGCATCGTCGATGCTGCCCGCGATTTGTTCCGCAAGCATGGCGTCCGTGGCGTTGGCGTCGACGCCATCGTCGACGCCGCCAACAGCAACAAGATGACGCTTTATCGCCATTTCAGCTCCAAGGACGATCTTATCGTCGAATGCCTCCGGCGGGCGGGAATGGAGATGGATAATTACTGGCGGGAACTCGAGGAGGCGCATCCCGGTGATGGCTTGGCGCAGCTCAGGGATTGGGTCCGCCGGATTGGCGATCATCTCGGTGCTAACGACTGCAATTGCGAACTGATGAGCGCCGCCGTCCAGCTGACAGACGAGGATCATCCTGCCCGATCCATAATCAAGACGTTCAAGGATGCGCAGCGTGGTCGCGTCGCTGAGCTTTGCCGCAGAGCAGGCGTGGCGAATGCGGAGCTGCTTTGCGACACGTTGCTGCTCCTGATCGAAGGAGCGCGTCTGAACCAGCAAAGCAGCGGCTCGGAAGGTCCAAGCGCCCGTTTTGCCGAGATCGCCGACGCGGCAATCCTGTCCTTTGCCGGGAGCTGCTCCGTTCCGGAATAA